A DNA window from Paenibacillus sp. HWE-109 contains the following coding sequences:
- a CDS encoding CpsD/CapB family tyrosine-protein kinase: MPKPSTNVPIMMQINPHSPVSEAYRSLRFNIECSALGQEVKTITVTSASRGEGKTTTAVNLAVAYAQIGKKVLLLDADLRNPSIHSVFNKENTVGLTTYLGSETSMEESIQESFIENLWIMTSGAGRQNPSELLASKRMAALLTDFKAGYDLVIVDTPSVLTLTDAKLLAAQCDGVLLVVEYGKVKRNMAKKVKEELMMANAKLIGVVLNEIKDYRADAYL; this comes from the coding sequence ATGCCAAAACCATCCACTAATGTTCCGATTATGATGCAAATCAACCCGCATTCTCCGGTATCAGAGGCCTATCGTTCTTTACGCTTTAATATTGAATGTTCGGCTTTGGGACAGGAAGTCAAAACCATTACGGTGACTTCGGCAAGTCGCGGTGAAGGTAAAACGACGACAGCGGTCAATTTGGCCGTTGCTTATGCACAGATTGGCAAGAAGGTCCTTTTGCTGGATGCCGATTTAAGAAATCCTTCCATTCATTCGGTGTTTAATAAGGAAAATACAGTGGGATTGACGACTTATTTAGGCAGCGAGACCTCTATGGAGGAAAGCATTCAGGAATCATTTATCGAAAATTTATGGATCATGACCTCGGGTGCTGGGCGGCAAAATCCTTCTGAGCTGTTAGCCTCCAAACGAATGGCTGCGCTTCTAACTGATTTCAAAGCCGGTTATGACTTGGTGATTGTAGATACGCCTTCGGTACTGACCTTAACGGATGCCAAGCTCTTGGCAGCGCAATGCGACGGGGTTCTTCTCGTTGTTGAATACGGCAAAGTGAAGCGCAATATGGCCAAGAAAGTGAAAGAAGAGCTAATGATGGCCAACGCCAAATTGATCGGTGTGGTCTTAAACGAAATCAAAGACTATCGTGCAGATGCTTATTTATAA
- a CDS encoding lasso peptide isopeptide bond-forming cyclase, producing the protein MSAITGIFHCNQEPVSTEHGQTLMHGLAKYPSNDIRTWHNDHIFLGCHAQWITPESVHERLPYRDSQRGLVITADAIIDNRDELFQLLQVEPGRRNQMSDSELILLSYQRWKTDAPKYLVGDFAFMIWDERNQKLFGARDFSGSRTLYYIHHRERFAFCTIIEPLLTLPYIQKKLNEQWLAEYLAISAPIDGVDGSITPYENIAQIPPSHSITVTREHISLQRYCTIEASEPLKLKSNEEYVEAFQEVFQQSVDARLRTFRGVGAHLSGGLDSGSVVSFAVKSLSKENKRLQTFSYVPSSDFRDYTANQLMADESPFIQMTVKHVGGIDDHYLDFKGKNSYSDIDSLLETMEMPYKFFENSFWIRGMFEKAQEQDVAVLLSGARGNLSISWGSAYDHYATLMKKLRWVRLLQELQQYSIHTSGARLRSLPIVARVAFPFLDRLLEKGASNPFPILINQEFANRSQVFNKLSGYGIDRSGWFSTSNIYEQRHRHFHDLFHWNATNTLTTKLSLRHSLWQRDPTNDIRVIRYCLSVPEDQYVQNGLDRALIRRSTEKLLPDTIRLNQRIRGVQGADWVHRMVPHWDSFLDEAQQLSTDSNVLRFMDGAKIKSALLKVKAGARPELATDSEYRLLMRSLIVYRYMKKFA; encoded by the coding sequence ATGAGTGCCATTACCGGGATCTTTCACTGTAATCAAGAGCCAGTTAGTACCGAGCATGGCCAAACCTTAATGCATGGACTAGCGAAATATCCATCGAACGATATCCGAACTTGGCACAACGATCATATTTTTCTTGGGTGTCATGCACAGTGGATTACACCTGAGTCTGTCCATGAACGCTTGCCATACCGTGACTCGCAAAGGGGATTAGTGATTACAGCCGATGCGATCATTGATAATCGAGATGAATTGTTTCAGCTCTTACAGGTAGAGCCGGGTCGCCGGAATCAAATGTCCGACAGTGAACTTATCTTACTTTCGTATCAGAGATGGAAAACGGACGCACCTAAGTATTTGGTCGGTGATTTCGCTTTTATGATCTGGGACGAAAGAAATCAGAAGCTTTTCGGTGCCAGAGATTTTTCCGGAAGTCGTACCTTGTATTACATCCACCATCGTGAACGGTTTGCTTTCTGTACGATTATTGAACCGCTTTTGACGCTGCCTTATATTCAGAAGAAGCTGAACGAACAATGGTTGGCGGAATATCTGGCCATATCGGCGCCAATCGACGGGGTAGACGGTTCCATCACACCGTACGAGAATATCGCGCAAATACCTCCCTCACATAGCATTACAGTAACACGTGAACATATTTCATTGCAAAGATACTGCACGATTGAAGCTAGTGAGCCCTTGAAACTGAAATCCAATGAAGAGTACGTCGAGGCTTTTCAAGAAGTTTTCCAGCAATCAGTGGATGCTCGGCTGCGCACGTTTCGTGGTGTTGGGGCACATCTAAGCGGGGGTCTGGATTCAGGTTCCGTCGTCAGTTTCGCTGTTAAATCGCTAAGTAAAGAGAACAAACGGCTGCAGACATTCAGCTACGTTCCCTCAAGTGATTTTAGAGATTATACAGCCAATCAGCTGATGGCTGACGAAAGCCCCTTTATTCAAATGACGGTGAAACATGTAGGCGGAATCGATGATCATTACCTGGATTTTAAAGGAAAGAATTCTTACTCAGATATTGACTCTCTGTTAGAAACAATGGAAATGCCGTACAAGTTTTTTGAGAACTCATTCTGGATACGGGGCATGTTTGAGAAGGCTCAGGAGCAAGATGTTGCCGTTCTCCTAAGTGGTGCTAGAGGGAATTTAAGCATTTCATGGGGATCCGCGTATGATCATTATGCAACTTTAATGAAGAAATTACGCTGGGTGCGGCTCTTGCAAGAACTTCAACAGTATAGTATTCATACTAGCGGAGCTCGACTGCGCAGCCTTCCAATTGTCGCAAGGGTGGCCTTTCCGTTCCTGGATCGTCTGCTTGAAAAGGGTGCCTCCAACCCATTTCCGATTTTAATTAATCAGGAATTCGCCAATAGGAGCCAAGTGTTTAATAAATTGAGCGGCTATGGCATAGACCGGTCAGGCTGGTTCTCAACTTCCAATATTTATGAACAAAGACATCGTCATTTTCATGATCTTTTTCACTGGAATGCCACCAATACACTGACTACCAAATTATCCTTGCGTCATTCACTGTGGCAGCGTGATCCAACCAATGATATCCGTGTCATTCGTTACTGCTTATCCGTGCCTGAAGATCAGTATGTTCAGAATGGCCTGGATCGCGCTCTGATTCGAAGATCAACGGAGAAACTACTGCCCGACACGATTCGGTTGAATCAACGGATTCGCGGCGTGCAGGGAGCCGATTGGGTTCATCGCATGGTGCCACATTGGGATTCTTTCCTCGATGAAGCACAGCAGCTAAGCACAGATTCGAACGTGCTCCGGTTTATGGACGGTGCGAAGATCAAGTCCGCATTGCTCAAAGTCAAGGCTGGAGCTCGACCTGAGCTGGCTACGGATTCAGAGTACAGATTATTAATGCGCAGCCTGATTGTGTATAGGTACATGAAAAAATTCGCTTGA
- a CDS encoding aldolase has translation MLGTKQHTCYLAFGLTISSELDFPELKQLNQDIPAYDMDIIVEDEDRNGLYADVYEKPNTYLVANDSVMFYVPGVALFAAQAGKRIAVTPMKDVEASKLRLYILGTCMGAILMQRRVLPLHGSVVAVDGKAYAIVGQSGAGKSTLASAFMQQGFQLLTDDVIAVACSGETHVPYVTSSYPQQKLWQESLTNFGMDAGEYQAIFGRETKYNVPVDSHYFAGMLPLAGIIELVKSDQDESQIRPIERLERFQILFEHTFRNFFIPQLGLTDWHFQTSVNLVKHIEMYRLLRPTTGFTAPQLVSTILQAINKEE, from the coding sequence ATGTTGGGAACGAAGCAGCATACGTGTTATCTGGCGTTTGGACTTACCATATCCAGCGAGTTGGATTTTCCGGAATTAAAACAACTGAATCAGGATATACCTGCTTATGATATGGACATTATTGTAGAAGATGAAGATAGAAATGGGCTGTATGCGGACGTATATGAGAAACCCAATACCTATCTCGTTGCGAATGATTCGGTCATGTTCTATGTCCCTGGTGTTGCCTTATTTGCTGCCCAGGCAGGCAAACGTATCGCTGTTACCCCGATGAAAGACGTGGAAGCGAGTAAATTGCGTTTGTATATCTTGGGAACTTGTATGGGCGCCATTCTGATGCAGCGAAGAGTGCTTCCCTTGCATGGCAGCGTTGTTGCAGTGGATGGAAAAGCCTATGCCATTGTAGGTCAGTCGGGGGCTGGGAAGTCTACGCTAGCTTCAGCTTTTATGCAGCAAGGGTTTCAGCTGCTTACCGATGATGTGATCGCCGTTGCATGTTCAGGTGAAACGCATGTTCCTTATGTCACTTCCTCCTACCCGCAGCAGAAACTGTGGCAAGAGAGTTTAACGAATTTTGGCATGGATGCTGGGGAATATCAGGCTATTTTCGGAAGAGAGACCAAGTATAACGTTCCCGTAGATTCACACTATTTCGCTGGAATGCTGCCGCTCGCCGGAATTATCGAATTGGTAAAGTCCGACCAGGATGAAAGCCAGATTCGCCCGATTGAACGGCTGGAACGATTTCAAATCCTTTTTGAACATACGTTTCGGAACTTTTTTATCCCGCAATTGGGGTTAACGGATTGGCACTTTCAGACCTCTGTGAACTTGGTGAAGCACATTGAGATGTATCGCTTACTAAGACCAACCACGGGTTTTACTGCTCCACAGCTGGTATCGACCATTCTGCAAGCCATAAACAAGGAGGAATAG
- a CDS encoding PqqD family protein, translating into MISQYLRMNNYETIQLDMEWIILNTDEYTLTKLNSVGGFCWSLLGEVQTVNSISDAVRQKYDFVDESVEEDIASFLHDLIRRGLVQRAS; encoded by the coding sequence ATGATTAGCCAGTATCTGCGTATGAATAACTATGAGACCATTCAGCTGGACATGGAATGGATTATCTTAAATACGGATGAATATACCCTAACGAAGTTAAACAGTGTGGGGGGATTCTGCTGGTCATTGCTGGGGGAAGTTCAGACGGTCAACTCAATTAGCGACGCGGTGCGTCAGAAATACGATTTCGTGGATGAGTCGGTCGAAGAGGATATTGCCTCCTTCTTGCATGATCTGATACGGCGTGGACTTGTGCAACGGGCTAGTTAG
- a CDS encoding nucleotidyltransferase domain-containing protein, with translation MTTLSHSDSTLFSQELNMLLSILKMKIGKNDLSAYRDCPNELNWDEFLQLARHHRVFPNLYVKLKQAEIAWIPPHVSKELQMYYQDNTFAMLHLSAEMAYIAKVFAESDIRAIMLKGPILANDLYGDISLRTSGDLDVLVPMESVQRTEELLSRLGYVKDEEYKSILNDWKWRHHHVTYDHVQKGIKLEIHWRLGPGPAKEPAFEELWERRRISSIVSHPIYYLGSEDLFLFLATHGARHGWSRLRWLLDIDQLARQKLDASKLHDLLKKNRQQHIGAQALILAVKVLHTPLTVDLERLTSVKRADRLAEDAYFYIRQKINLHTSPVPADVSRYHKRHLFALMATWQKVLFILSFLHPYPEDAETLKLPAKLHVLYFPLRPLLWAWRKTRKNVVTQGEL, from the coding sequence ATGACTACCCTTTCCCATTCGGATTCGACGCTCTTCTCCCAAGAATTAAATATGCTACTTTCCATTTTGAAAATGAAGATAGGCAAGAATGACCTGTCTGCTTATAGAGACTGTCCAAATGAGTTGAATTGGGATGAATTCCTGCAACTAGCCAGACATCATCGGGTTTTTCCTAATCTGTATGTCAAGCTAAAGCAAGCAGAAATAGCATGGATACCGCCGCATGTTAGTAAAGAACTGCAAATGTACTATCAGGACAATACCTTTGCGATGCTTCATTTAAGTGCAGAGATGGCCTATATTGCCAAAGTGTTCGCTGAGTCAGACATTCGTGCGATTATGTTGAAAGGTCCCATTCTGGCGAATGATTTGTATGGTGATATTTCCCTTCGGACTTCCGGTGATCTGGACGTCTTGGTGCCTATGGAAAGTGTGCAGCGAACCGAGGAACTTCTGAGCCGCCTAGGCTACGTGAAGGATGAGGAATATAAAAGCATTCTGAATGATTGGAAATGGCGGCATCATCACGTCACGTATGACCATGTGCAGAAGGGCATAAAGCTTGAAATTCATTGGCGACTTGGTCCCGGGCCTGCTAAGGAACCGGCTTTCGAAGAACTATGGGAACGCAGAAGAATCAGCTCCATTGTCAGCCATCCGATCTATTATTTGGGGAGCGAGGATTTGTTTCTATTCCTGGCAACTCACGGTGCTCGTCATGGTTGGTCACGACTCCGCTGGCTGCTTGATATCGACCAGTTAGCCAGGCAGAAGTTGGATGCTAGTAAGCTCCACGACTTGCTAAAGAAGAACCGTCAGCAGCATATTGGGGCGCAAGCACTGATACTGGCTGTGAAAGTTCTGCATACCCCGCTAACGGTAGACCTGGAGCGATTAACCTCGGTTAAACGAGCGGATCGCCTGGCAGAGGATGCCTATTTTTACATTCGGCAAAAGATCAACCTGCATACCTCCCCCGTTCCGGCCGATGTCTCCCGCTACCACAAACGTCATTTGTTTGCCCTAATGGCAACTTGGCAAAAGGTGCTATTCATCCTAAGTTTCCTGCATCCTTATCCAGAAGATGCGGAGACGTTGAAATTACCTGCGAAGCTGCACGTCCTCTATTTCCCGCTGCGTCCTCTTCTATGGGCTTGGAGAAAAACCAGAAAGAATGTTGTCACACAGGGAGAATTATAA
- a CDS encoding efflux RND transporter periplasmic adaptor subunit has translation MRQKRCKPRKKTARTFCILALSIGVLSGCSDTAPINSDSKSVYNEQGLKSVKAFKVIKQKIGDPLERTAEVQSSAQFGVVSKAAGDVEQIFKKRGDMVQEGEVILRLKSGDVALQRQVAELTVKTAQEAIEKARVKAKKETENQKLEMSNSIQKKELGMTSLRRSYNKMKNDYDIGLVTKAQLFQMETQMMDAQMDLDQLKKKLTMLEPIDMTSELETQLKNDQIALQQIDQTLKNFEIKAQVSGLLTEMPLEAGMSLQMGSAVGVIIRLDPIKIKAQLTEEETRHLSDKKELPYYLTGTTQKFKGPISYISKVIDPQTRAYEINLEVPNKDLALKPGMKLMIQMTEEKDQIVLTVPTYALVKEGDANYVFVVAGDTVEKRSVQLGRLNEPIQEVISGLKEGELVVKTSPNQLRDKEKVQMTAVEEQ, from the coding sequence ATGAGACAAAAAAGATGTAAGCCGCGTAAAAAAACTGCAAGAACCTTCTGTATCTTGGCGCTAAGCATTGGCGTTTTGTCTGGATGCTCAGATACAGCTCCGATTAATTCCGATTCGAAATCTGTTTATAATGAACAAGGTCTGAAAAGTGTGAAAGCCTTTAAAGTCATTAAGCAAAAAATCGGCGATCCTCTCGAGCGTACCGCTGAAGTGCAATCCTCGGCTCAATTCGGCGTTGTGTCCAAAGCAGCTGGTGATGTGGAGCAAATTTTCAAGAAGCGCGGAGATATGGTACAAGAAGGCGAAGTTATCCTCAGACTCAAATCTGGAGATGTTGCCCTGCAAAGGCAAGTTGCTGAACTAACGGTTAAGACGGCGCAAGAAGCCATTGAAAAAGCAAGAGTGAAGGCCAAGAAAGAGACCGAAAATCAAAAGCTGGAAATGAGCAACTCGATTCAAAAAAAGGAATTAGGGATGACCAGCCTGCGCAGAAGCTATAACAAAATGAAGAATGATTATGATATTGGTTTAGTGACCAAAGCCCAGTTGTTCCAAATGGAAACTCAGATGATGGATGCTCAGATGGATCTGGATCAGCTCAAGAAGAAGTTGACGATGCTGGAGCCGATTGACATGACCTCGGAGCTGGAAACACAACTCAAGAATGATCAGATTGCCTTGCAGCAAATAGATCAAACACTCAAAAACTTTGAAATAAAGGCACAAGTCAGCGGTCTATTGACCGAGATGCCGCTGGAAGCCGGGATGTCGCTGCAGATGGGATCAGCGGTTGGGGTCATTATAAGACTGGATCCCATCAAGATCAAAGCGCAGCTGACGGAAGAAGAAACGAGACACTTGAGTGACAAGAAAGAATTGCCTTACTATTTAACGGGAACTACGCAGAAGTTCAAAGGGCCGATCAGTTATATCTCCAAGGTAATAGATCCCCAAACCAGAGCTTATGAAATCAATTTGGAAGTACCGAATAAGGATTTAGCCTTGAAGCCTGGTATGAAATTAATGATTCAAATGACGGAAGAGAAAGATCAGATCGTGCTCACCGTTCCTACGTATGCATTAGTTAAAGAAGGCGATGCCAACTATGTGTTCGTGGTTGCAGGCGATACGGTTGAGAAACGAAGTGTCCAGCTAGGTCGCTTGAATGAGCCTATTCAGGAAGTGATTTCCGGTCTTAAAGAGGGCGAACTTGTCGTAAAAACGAGCCCGAACCAATTAAGAGATAAAGAAAAAGTTCAAATGACGGCAGTTGAAGAGCAATAA
- a CDS encoding paeninodin family lasso peptide codes for MKKEWKKPALEVLEVSMTMADPNNGNHLDFAYPSGTPRDQLTYS; via the coding sequence ATGAAAAAAGAATGGAAAAAACCAGCGCTTGAGGTTCTTGAAGTAAGCATGACAATGGCTGATCCTAACAACGGAAACCATCTTGACTTTGCTTACCCATCAGGTACTCCGCGTGATCAATTAACTTATAGCTAA
- a CDS encoding YveK family protein has protein sequence MEINVKEYLIIIKKRMWLIAICVLGVTILTALYTSSNYQPIYQASTKLIVNKTVEQDQLGKEQIDYGAIGVNLALMNTFKEIIRTPAIMDKVVQRYPDLNVSTDQLISIVYVSNLNETQVMTISARHFSHEKAVKIANAVSDVFQLEIPKIMKVDNVTILNRAKSQDYPIPINQKSNQYIILSFIVSLAGMVGLTLLLDALDDTIKTDEDVRDIFAAPTMAYIPKFKDKDKEPRTKRSYKSSKKTGETPYAKTIH, from the coding sequence ATGGAAATCAATGTGAAAGAGTACTTAATTATTATAAAAAAGCGTATGTGGCTAATTGCGATATGCGTGCTGGGGGTAACTATTCTCACAGCCCTGTATACCTCATCCAACTATCAACCTATCTATCAAGCATCCACGAAATTGATTGTAAATAAAACTGTTGAGCAGGATCAATTAGGCAAAGAACAAATTGATTATGGCGCCATAGGCGTTAATCTTGCTCTTATGAACACATTCAAGGAAATTATTAGAACTCCTGCTATTATGGATAAAGTCGTTCAACGTTACCCCGATTTAAATGTTTCCACGGATCAACTCATATCCATCGTTTATGTGTCTAACCTCAATGAAACGCAAGTAATGACCATCAGTGCTCGACACTTCTCGCATGAGAAGGCTGTGAAAATCGCCAATGCGGTTTCCGATGTCTTTCAACTGGAAATTCCCAAGATTATGAAGGTCGATAATGTCACGATTCTGAATAGGGCCAAAAGTCAGGATTATCCGATTCCTATCAATCAGAAGTCTAATCAATATATTATTCTAAGCTTTATTGTGTCCCTCGCTGGTATGGTTGGCTTAACGCTTCTCCTAGATGCCTTGGATGACACGATCAAAACGGATGAGGATGTCCGCGATATTTTCGCAGCACCAACAATGGCCTACATACCTAAGTTCAAAGACAAGGATAAAGAACCGCGTACCAAACGGAGTTATAAATCCAGTAAAAAAACAGGGGAAACGCCATATGCCAAAACCATCCACTAA
- a CDS encoding lasso peptide biosynthesis PqqD family chaperone has product MMKNDVVSVSQKNVFVQSQGNIVSDMGGEKVMLSIHNGKYYNLGEIGGRIWELLAEPSEVAQIVSLLMAEYEVEQQECEQEVITFIERLSKEGLIEFGEDHGHL; this is encoded by the coding sequence ATGATGAAGAACGACGTCGTTTCAGTTTCGCAGAAAAATGTTTTTGTTCAAAGCCAGGGGAATATTGTTAGTGATATGGGTGGCGAGAAGGTGATGCTGAGCATTCACAATGGGAAATATTATAACCTGGGTGAGATCGGCGGGAGAATCTGGGAATTATTAGCGGAACCATCCGAGGTTGCACAGATTGTTAGTTTGCTGATGGCGGAATACGAGGTTGAGCAACAGGAATGCGAGCAGGAGGTTATCACCTTTATTGAGCGGTTATCCAAAGAAGGATTGATCGAATTCGGAGAAGATCATGGGCATCTTTAG
- a CDS encoding lasso peptide biosynthesis B2 protein produces MGIFRKINILFSLNFRTIGLYAEAACYLGWARIQVAIPFSKVAPKLGVRMEETSNDRFEKHRAELMSVQDAIHLISQHTIWESKCLVKAIAASRMLEKRHIDSTLYLGTARDESGKMIAHAWLRSGPYYITGAEGMERFVVIGKFAKYAGQ; encoded by the coding sequence ATGGGCATCTTTAGGAAAATCAATATCCTGTTTTCATTAAATTTTAGAACCATTGGTCTGTATGCAGAGGCTGCCTGTTATCTGGGTTGGGCGCGCATCCAAGTGGCAATTCCCTTCTCGAAGGTGGCTCCCAAGCTTGGAGTTCGGATGGAAGAAACATCGAATGATAGATTTGAGAAGCATCGCGCCGAGTTAATGAGCGTGCAAGATGCTATTCACTTGATAAGTCAACATACGATCTGGGAGAGCAAATGCTTGGTCAAAGCGATTGCCGCTTCGCGCATGTTGGAAAAGCGTCACATCGACAGCACGTTATATCTGGGAACGGCCCGCGATGAATCGGGCAAAATGATAGCTCATGCTTGGCTGCGCAGCGGTCCTTACTATATTACGGGAGCCGAAGGCATGGAACGGTTCGTCGTGATTGGTAAATTCGCCAAATATGCAGGTCAATAG